Below is a genomic region from Amyelois transitella isolate CPQ chromosome 4, ilAmyTran1.1, whole genome shotgun sequence.
gtattatgaaggaattaaattatgttattactaCTTTACTTTCGTTTTGTGATATTGATACAGTACAATTTTCGGATATACATTTACGTACATACgtgaaaacttaatttttctaCGCATTGTCCTTTGATCCCATCTGCAATTATAACACATTCGAATTCACGATTATACTActtcataaatatttcagGGTTGTGTGAATACACGGGGAACGTTTTCTCTGTAAACGTTATATAACTAAGATGAAAAGTTATCCCGAcaagttttcaaatttgaactggattttaacaaaacaaactcattTCCAGTTTTAgcatattttgtatgaaacataattttaatcatatatGCTTGGTCCATTAATGTTTAAGTATCCTGTGCATATAAGCCATTTAGGACCACCGTAGACCCTGGCGAGCTTCGACTGGTGGTTACATCTATGTGGTTTGATGTATCGTCTAGTTTCAGGACCCGTTACTAAACTCttcataattttcatatttcgGTCGCTGAGCGTACCCTCTGCTAATTGACGCAATAGTGGCAAATATTCTGGCTTTGACAATTCCGCCGCAATACGAGATACCTGGAATAGTAACAAATAGAAACTTTgattcattacaaaaaaaaagttaatgtcaattgaaaatttatatcaaGCACTGCTTCAAAACTTTGAAACAGAGGTTAATGCGATTAAATAAACGTATTTAAGAATTTCTACTTTGTTTTGCCGAAATCAATGAAGACAAGCTTCACTCgtttattttagttacataaaatctcaatagatggcgttagaACTCACTACGATTATTTTTTCGCATGTAATTGTATAACAACCGGCAACtctattaatttatagatTTAGATAATTGTATTTTCCATTGGTTatgcgggcaacagctattCTGTAAAGTCGCCTatgttctatttatttttgagatGCATTATAAAAACGTTGCAATTAAGTGTTTATTGTTACTGCAATGACCCATTCATCAACACTGATTAAATCTGATAATAATTCGAATTTTGTGGCACTTCCcattaaaaatagaaaggGGATACTGACTGCGCTGCGATTGTAagattcaaaacaaaaaaagttaaatataaagtatGAATATACTTACAACAAACTTTAGTTGGCCATCTGATAAGGGACTCGTTATCGGTCCCAGCAATAAAACACTACTGTTCGTTGCTAAACTATCAGGATCCACTGATATAAGTTCATCACTAACATTACTTTTGATTTCATCATTTACAATCAAAAATATGTAGTCATTAGGCGCCGTTTCCGGTTCCCTGGACTTGAAATGATATCTAGAAGGTTTTATAGGATTGCTTTTCTTACagcataaagtttttaattgtgATACGAGAACGTCAAAAAGCTGTCCCTTTTTGTCCATATCTTCGGTGCTTTGATCTACATTCAACGTTTGTGGGTAGTTATATAGGaagttgtttaatttttgtaatgcaTTGTAATTATGGTCATTATTACTCCCGACAGTGTCTACTGCCTTATgatccaatttaaaaaaagctcCTGGAGAGCCTTCTTTTTCAACATTTGAAACCTTGTTTCGGATTTTATACGACTTATTGTCTGACTGTAATTTTATTGGATTTATTTCAGATTTAAATTTGGTAGATTGTGTGCTATAAACTATTTTGGCAACATCATTTAAATCGTACTCTGCTTTACTGGGTTGATTATTTAGCAATTTTATCAATTCATCATCTGACAATTTTGAAATGAGATATGCTACATCatcatctgaaaaaaaaactaactaaaCATGCAAAGAAGATAAGAATGATTGCTTAAGTATTAAGAACAACCCGGATAAAAGAGACTTATAGGTAAATAATCATGACCCCGATGGCCATATAACTATTCTGAGTTCAGGAAAGCATTTATATGGtcatttaaatcattaaaacgcgaagctcaagaccgagcgggatggcgacgcactgtggatgccctTTGCCCCAGCTAGGGGACATAGGATCTTAAGTCAAATAAGTCAAGGTCTGCTAAATGTTCGAACCTTCATAGATGTAATCATACCTGGATCTTTAACAATTGTGTTTTTTGGCAAAGATTTTTCTTTGGGATAGTAGGATTTCGAGTATATTAAATCCGTTAAAACATTTTCAGCATTATTCTTGTCGAAAAAGAACGATCGTCTATTTAATGAAGACATAGATAGTGTCCTTTGTGACTGAAACAAAATCAATAcgttgtaaattattaataacgttattttgtttctcaGCACATCCTTGTTATATAGATGGGTTtgaggtagagactacatatatctttccacttacatAAATTGCTTCTTTATCTCCCAATGATTAGTCATATTagatttaaaactaattatagaGTCATTCAAACCACAACTAGGCACTGAGCAGctcatgttttatttatctgaTATGATCACTTTCATCTAAAGGGGCTTCAGAAGGACTGGCCGTATACATATGACTTTTTCCTTATCTTCTTTCTCCTACCCCCGTTGattgacacgcgcgacgctgcttttatcgctgtttcgctttttattatgacgtaaaaaGGGACGGTCATAGTTGTCGCGAGATAAAAgcagcgtcgcgcgtgccatgacTACGGGCGCTGGCGTTAATCCTGATCCCACCTCACATCTCAGAGGAACCATTACTGCATGATACTGGGTAGAGtaattcaggtttttacacaaagtgaTTGCCGTcagacctccgtaacctttgcagggaaacacATATTTGATCATGGTCaagctgcactagatgaatgtgatTTAAGCCTGTTAAACAGctttttaccacatccattggaaaaagATTAAGTGGTCCTGATATAAATCATAATATCTACATACCGAAAAAGCCACGTATATAATACAGTAAATAGAAGACCACCTTGCAACCATGACTgacgtttttaatattaaatctcgAATTCacagattttaatttcacgGGTGAATGCTCACACAATTTCCCCAATCAAACCTAGTCTAATAGCTTTTTGCATGGTATCTTTTAGAATTAACAATGCAAGAAAGATCGTAAAATCTTTGTTTACAATCTCGCTTGATAAGATGTagtttaaattctttttttcgtTTATTCTAACTGAATCATTCATTCTACGCTAAAGATTTCATCCAAATAAACGATCATATAACGCATACGGTTCTAATAAATCCATATCTAGCAATATGCCCgtacatatacctacctacatacatataattacgtctagacacctagcggggtagacagagtcaacagtcttgaaaagactgataggcctcgttcagctgtttggcataatgatagaattgagattgaaataatgacagattgctagcccatcgcctaaaagaagtttataagcctacggCAAGATGGTGGGCAATTCCTTCATCTTGATGGGGTAACATGGAAACAATAACCTGTAGTACCTGCATATAAGaaacaatgttaaaataagaaagaacgtatttagtaataatttgtaattcaAAAGCAGTAATTGTTCCGTGACATGTTGTACAGTTGCATTCGATATGTAACATTCACACCGAAACCATCATCGATAGACATAATCCATATAAAACCAGCACTTATTAACAGACAGAACAAACCAATTTGGATGCTGCCTCTCTTCCCGTATGGATAAAAAAGcgagaaaattttaataacctgTAGTGTAGAaagatagattaaaaaaaatctttactgTACCATAAGGCTGCGTTTCCACCAGAGATGTGGGATGGAAATGTGTTGTGCGAGGTTGTCCAGGTGCTGTGAAAATGTGTGGCGGTTTCCACCAAAGCTTTGCGATGAAAATGTGTTTACGAGGATGTGTAGCGGAGCTGTGAAAATGCGGATTATGTGTGGTGCGATGATGCATTGTGAAGCTGTGAAATGTGTCGACGAGGGTGCGGTGTAGTGGGAGTGGAATAACGCGAACGCCTCCCTGCCGCTGACGTTTCACTTTGCTGTCAGCGCTTGTAGTCGTACGCACTTCTACTTCCAACAAACTCCGTCTATGGACTGGCTGGTACAATATGCACAAACCTCGTAACACTTCCTTTTCAACACACATCCTTCGCACACATTCCTCGCTTGTTTTGTATGCGCAAAAATCTAGCTCCGCTTAGCCGTTTCCACCAAAGCTGTGCTGACCGACGTGAGGTAAATAAAACGATTCTATTGGTTCTTTACAAACACATCCCTCGCTATGCATCCTCCCACAACTCTGGTGGAAACGCAGcctaagagtaaaacatacaaaacagacagagatggtacaaaggcggacttatcgctaatgcaatctcttccagtcaaccttgaATGAAAGGAAATCAGTTGGTGATGTATGTTTCAAATTATCTTCTAAAACTTATTTCTTGTGTCCGTTTTcgaaaaaataagataatttacaaaaaaaaacgattttttCTAAAGGAATGTATGAATATTGTTCTCGGCGGGGATCAGATGAACATGATCTTAAAATGTGAATTTGCACGTCATTAATACTATGAtggtgtttttttaatataatccgAAAAAATATCACTTGTAATcggcatacataaaatcttgcctttttcctggaggggtaggcagagactacatctttccacttgccacgatctctgcattcttccttcgcttcatccacattcataactctcttcttgCAAGCTTTGCCAGGACGCCcttatttgatcaagatacgttagtctaggccttcccactccgacttttccctccacactctccttgtatatatgcttagtcaacctgcctTCACTCATCCTctcgacatgaccaaaccatcttaacatacctttttctattcctgttaaCTTCATCTTGTAATCTACACCGATACTAAATACTCGGAAGGCTAAAGGGCTTGTGTCCATAACAGTAATAACTGCTAAACGAAACCATAATGAACCAAAAATTTACTGTCAATGTCATGTCCATGCATCAATTTTAGAATCACAACAcaacaaaacattaaatttttatacatcaCTTCAttacaaaagatttttattgattaattttaattaaacttaagtAGCTATTAACAATACATAAAGAAAATCAAGTACGACTGTTTGTTTGCTTATATCTAAAGTGACAGATTTTACGATAGACAAGACATTTCATTTACTTACACAAATTGAATAACAGCATGAATATACCATTTCCAATATTAACTCCACGGTTAATAGACTCAAAATGGTTTAATGCAGATAGCCCGTGCGATGAAGAACAAGAACTGTCGGCGTTAGAACAAGAACATCAGCAATGGGTAGGTGTTGTGGCGTActtcttacaatattttagtaCTAGCTTTTGCACAAAGCTTCCCGTCTGTGGGAATTTCCATTAAAAGTTCTCTTCTATCTCTGTGCTAAATTTCGACAAAATCTGCTGTATTTATTGGtttctaacaataaaaaatcttgtGACATTATCTGTAAATGGCAAACACCTTCTCTTGCCTCCTCacactttaaataatttaataatatattataaaaatgactCTTATTCAAGTTTTTGGTTGTAGCTAAATTCAATTGGGCAGCAGTATATGAAGCGTGCTCCACTTGGCAAAACTGACCCAGAACCAATGGAAGAAGAAGCAGACACTGACGAGGAGGAAGGTAAACATATGagtgaaaatatatttctcattgtgccataaataaaaagagatgCATTAAGTTATTGCACCTGTTTGTTTAGGTTAAGGTCATAGTAAAAGGTCTATAACAGAATGTCCTGTATCCTGTACTATGATTTAAGATTGTAGAAACATTGGGTGGTTGATTCAGTAGGAATATCAGAAAAGTAACTTTTCAGGGCACATTTGTTATAATAGTAGTATTTccagatagataaataatttttttttggaaatgatATCCCTATCTCATCTCTGGTGTTCTCCCCCCTTCACCATAATGTTTTGGGGCCTGGAGTGCTTTTCTACATTTTTCTTccatttgttttctttttaaggaAATGATGAATCAGATGAATCGGAGGAATCCCATGATGaggatgaagaagaagagCTCAGGACTTCATATTCCCCTGCAAGAAATAACAATGAACTTGAACCTGACAGTTTAGATGATCTCAATGATGCACCTGACCCGGACTTGATTGCATCTGACCAGAGTGCTATGTATTAGTTtcttaaaagtatttaaaaaacagacTGTGTAACGTGATACAGACTTAACTCTCACTGAAGatgtattattttgatgaGTCATCCTAAATTGATAttaattacctatttatttatttggtcaATAGTTAAACTGAGTAAACTTTGCTTTGGACTGTTGAGGGGTTATAGAAAAACATAACTTCTGGGATTTAGTCTGCATAttgtatatacatttatatggaAAATAAGAAGAACCACAAGTTtatggaagagatcccacttagggataagctcgactttgtactgtactactgttttatatttgtaatgtaatcCTTAAGTgaacttacttactttattaatttcttttaggaTTCTATTGAGTTGTATTATCATCCACATTCCGTAAATTGATAAACTTATAGAACTCACATGTGAAATAATATGAAGCATTATCTTCATATTATTTCACCGTCTTCATCTTAAAGTATTAAACACTCACTGAATATATCTATGTAAAGCCAAACAACTTAAGAGATTGGAAATTAGATATGTAGGTTCCTAATGTGGTCCATAATGCACTAAGATAGAATATCTCAAAATACCCACAAACTTGAattatgtaacaaaatttttttttcttgcgGGTGGAATTTTGGGTATAGTCTTGTTCTATTATTTGCTGTTAgtcatcaatatgttttattataaagccctactacaaaattataaatgcttAAGTAACTCTGTCTATTACGCTTTCACCcctaattcaaaatttttgttcattattataagataCTTCATAGTCAAAActtttggttttacaacattggttgacgtcaaataaattacttataaactaagtttactgctgcGTCCAAGGCGTCCTTGTAGAAGTGGTAACAAAcagcactgcagcattttcttcaacaatgtcaacttcacaaatatccaaacttagatagaatgtggacgagagaatacattgttcagattaatatattgatatgagttttaataataaatatatatttatatattttttatggattgccagttttaaatagatttatatacagagtgtactgaattttgatttaggttcaaatcaaactacaattcattacaaggttcctgtgccaagctcaagCCAGATGTTTGAAACAATTGTGATGAAATTTGTTACAGCGATAGAGTTTACCCTGAGGAAGaataaaggctactttttattgcatGAAAAGAAACCATGAATAAGCAGTCGCAGG
It encodes:
- the LOC106129395 gene encoding anaphase-promoting complex subunit 15B, giving the protein MNIPFPILTPRLIDSKWFNADSPCDEEQELSALEQEHQQWLNSIGQQYMKRAPLGKTDPEPMEEEADTDEEEGNDESDESEESHDEDEEEELRTSYSPARNNNELEPDSLDDLNDAPDPDLIASDQSAMY
- the LOC106129322 gene encoding uncharacterized protein LOC106129322 isoform X2, whose amino-acid sequence is MSSLNRRSFFFDKNNAENVLTDLIYSKSYYPKEKSLPKNTIVKDPDDDVAYLISKLSDDELIKLLNNQPSKAEYDLNDVAKIVYSTQSTKFKSEINPIKLQSDNKSYKIRNKVSNVEKEGSPGAFFKLDHKAVDTVGSNNDHNYNALQKLNNFLYNYPQTLNVDQSTEDMDKKGQLFDVLVSQLKTLCCKKSNPIKPSRYHFKSREPETAPNDYIFLIVNDEIKSNVSDELISVDPDSLATNSSVLLLGPITSPLSDGQLKFVVSRIAAELSKPEYLPLLRQLAEGTLSDRNMKIMKSLVTGPETRRYIKPHRCNHQSKLARVYGGPKWLICTGYLNINGPSIYD
- the LOC106129322 gene encoding uncharacterized protein LOC106129322 isoform X1 produces the protein MVARWSSIYCIIYVAFSSQRTLSMSSLNRRSFFFDKNNAENVLTDLIYSKSYYPKEKSLPKNTIVKDPDDDVAYLISKLSDDELIKLLNNQPSKAEYDLNDVAKIVYSTQSTKFKSEINPIKLQSDNKSYKIRNKVSNVEKEGSPGAFFKLDHKAVDTVGSNNDHNYNALQKLNNFLYNYPQTLNVDQSTEDMDKKGQLFDVLVSQLKTLCCKKSNPIKPSRYHFKSREPETAPNDYIFLIVNDEIKSNVSDELISVDPDSLATNSSVLLLGPITSPLSDGQLKFVVSRIAAELSKPEYLPLLRQLAEGTLSDRNMKIMKSLVTGPETRRYIKPHRCNHQSKLARVYGGPKWLICTGYLNINGPSIYD